Proteins co-encoded in one Longimicrobiales bacterium genomic window:
- a CDS encoding GAF domain-containing protein, producing MVDAGQMVKKIQEMRDEGYLSDAILRETVKQIKASESSYNFVGVYLFNEGDNELWLHNYMGESTEHAKIPVGQGVCGTAVAEKKNQNVPDVTAIDNYLACSPRTKSELVVLIRAGDEIFGQIDIDCRQKDCFTKSAQESLELISDKLAEVFVAERL from the coding sequence ATGGTTGATGCCGGTCAGATGGTGAAGAAGATCCAGGAGATGCGCGACGAGGGGTACCTCTCGGACGCGATCCTGCGCGAGACGGTGAAGCAGATCAAGGCGTCGGAGTCCAGCTACAACTTCGTGGGCGTCTACCTCTTCAACGAGGGCGACAACGAGCTGTGGCTGCACAATTACATGGGTGAGTCGACGGAGCACGCGAAGATCCCGGTGGGCCAGGGTGTTTGCGGCACGGCGGTCGCCGAGAAGAAGAACCAGAACGTTCCCGACGTCACGGCGATCGACAACTACCTGGCGTGCAGCCCGCGCACCAAGTCGGAGCTGGTGGTCCTGATCCGTGCCGGGGATGAGATCTTCGGGCAGATCGACATCGACTGCCGGCAGAAGGACTGCTTCACGAAGAGCGCGCAGGAAAGCCTCGAGCTGATCTCCGACAAGCTGGCGGAAGTCTTCGTCGCCGAGCGGCTCTAA
- a CDS encoding cyclase family protein translates to MLLGSGGARIRRIHDITQPLDERTAVWPGDREVSMDWTMRRERGDSVNVASLCLSVHAGTHMDGPLHFEDGGGTAASVPLEHLIGRARVIDARGREALDVDLLDGIDAGTEERLLFRCFEQFVPGRFPDPFPAVTPALARACADAGVKLVATESPSIDTFGSKTLESHRLLQAGDVVIIENVVLSDVPAGRYSLVALPLRLTEADSAPVRAVLLELEQA, encoded by the coding sequence ATGTTGCTCGGCTCCGGAGGTGCACGGATCCGTCGCATCCACGACATCACGCAGCCGCTCGACGAGCGGACTGCGGTGTGGCCGGGGGACCGCGAGGTCTCCATGGACTGGACGATGCGCCGGGAGCGGGGCGACAGCGTGAACGTCGCATCGCTCTGCCTGAGCGTGCATGCCGGCACGCACATGGACGGCCCGCTGCATTTCGAGGACGGCGGCGGGACCGCGGCCAGCGTGCCGCTCGAGCACCTGATCGGCCGCGCGCGCGTGATCGATGCCCGTGGCCGCGAGGCGCTCGACGTCGATCTCCTGGACGGCATCGACGCGGGCACAGAAGAGCGGCTGCTGTTCCGCTGCTTCGAGCAGTTCGTGCCGGGCCGGTTTCCGGATCCGTTCCCGGCAGTGACGCCGGCGCTGGCGCGCGCGTGCGCCGATGCCGGTGTGAAGCTGGTCGCGACCGAGTCGCCGTCGATCGACACGTTCGGATCGAAGACGCTGGAGTCGCACCGGTTGCTGCAGGCAGGCGACGTCGTGATCATCGAGAACGTCGTGCTGAGCGACGTACCGGCCGGGCGGTATTCGCTGGTGGCACTGCCGCTGCGGCTGACGGAGGCGGACAGCGCCCCGGTCCGCGCCGTGCTCCTCGAGCTGGAGCAGGCCTAG
- a CDS encoding M42 family metallopeptidase, with product MDSNSFEFLKRLLDTPAPSGFEAPAAAVWREEAGRIADEVRADVSGNSVALLNSEGNPRVMLAGHIDEIGIMVTHVDDEGYLYFEGIGGWDPQVLVAQRVIVLTRSGPVHGVIGKKPIHLIKGDAREKASKITDLWIDIGAGKKDRALERGVRVGDPGVIDQKLLELDQDLIVSRSIDNRIGAFVVLEALRLLAQDRPAAQVAAVATAQEEIGYSGGGARTSAYSLDPQVAIVVDVTFATDSPDMEKKELGEHRVGGGPVLTRGSAAHPVVFERLVAAAERESIPYTISASPRFTSTDADAIYLSRAGVPTGIVSVPNRYMHSPNELVSRKDLDAAARLIAAFCRDLAGDVDFVPR from the coding sequence GTGGACAGCAATTCGTTCGAGTTCCTGAAGCGGCTGCTCGATACCCCGGCGCCGTCCGGCTTCGAAGCGCCGGCAGCCGCCGTCTGGCGCGAGGAAGCCGGCCGCATCGCGGACGAGGTCCGCGCCGATGTCAGCGGCAACTCCGTCGCGCTGCTCAACTCCGAGGGCAACCCGCGTGTCATGCTGGCCGGCCACATCGACGAGATCGGCATCATGGTCACGCACGTCGACGATGAAGGCTACCTCTACTTCGAAGGCATCGGCGGCTGGGATCCGCAGGTGCTCGTCGCGCAGCGCGTCATCGTGCTGACACGCAGCGGGCCGGTGCACGGCGTGATCGGCAAGAAGCCGATCCACCTGATCAAGGGGGACGCGCGCGAAAAGGCGTCCAAGATCACCGACCTGTGGATCGACATCGGCGCGGGGAAGAAGGACCGCGCGCTGGAGCGCGGCGTGCGCGTGGGCGATCCCGGCGTCATCGATCAGAAGCTGCTCGAGCTGGACCAGGACCTGATCGTCAGCCGGTCGATCGACAACCGCATTGGCGCGTTCGTCGTGCTGGAGGCGCTGCGGCTGCTGGCGCAGGACCGGCCCGCCGCGCAGGTCGCAGCGGTCGCGACCGCCCAGGAGGAGATCGGCTACAGCGGCGGAGGAGCGCGGACCAGTGCGTACTCGCTGGACCCGCAGGTCGCGATCGTGGTCGACGTCACGTTCGCGACCGATTCGCCCGACATGGAAAAGAAGGAGCTGGGCGAGCACAGGGTCGGGGGTGGGCCCGTGCTGACGCGCGGCTCCGCTGCGCACCCGGTCGTGTTCGAGCGGCTGGTCGCCGCGGCGGAGCGCGAGTCGATCCCGTACACGATCAGTGCATCGCCCCGCTTCACGTCCACCGACGCAGACGCGATCTACCTGTCGCGCGCGGGTGTGCCGACCGGCATCGTGTCGGTGCCCAACCGGTACATGCACTCGCCCAACGAGCTGGTCAGCCGGAAGGACCTGGATGCGGCGGCCAGGCTGATCGCGGCATTCTGCCGTGACCTGGCGGGCGACGTGGACTTCGTGCCCCGCTGA